The following DNA comes from Chryseobacterium gallinarum.
GTAACGTAGTAAGGAGAATAGGAAAGAAAAGAGAAAGGAGTATTACAAAGAGGTTGGCAACAACAGGGTGCTATGGCGGTTGCTCGGGGTAAATCTTACGGACGGCATAGACATATACGGGATTGCCGTTTACCCTGTGGCACTCCCTTGTATAACCGGCCTTTCGTAAGGCTTCACCCATCCGTTTGGTGGAGAGGGATTGTCGGGTATAGCAGGAGAGATACCCCACTATCTCCGAATTGGTCATATAGAAACGCTTGGTGGCTTTCTCTGCTTCCGTGGGAAAAGTAAAATAGCGGAGCAACAGTTCCATCTCTGTCGTATAGACTTGGAAGGCTTCGCTGTTTCTATGCAATTCAATAATCTCTTCATCATTGAACCAATAGCGAAACCCTTCATTCAACCGTGTCTTGGCTTCGCTGTAAACGGCATCCATCGGAATGCTCTTGGCTCGGTCTATCTCTATTGCCAATACTTCAAAGGGCAGGAAGCGTCTGCTCCCTGTCGGGTCGGTGAGGAAGTCGTTGCCATTGACCGAAGCCACGAAACTTGCCAAGTGGGGTCGCTCCTCGATATGCTTCTCGTAGGGCATACGGTACTTCACCTGCGGACAGGTAATGAGGTTCTTCAGTTCATTCTCGTCCCGTTTGTTAAGGGCTTTGAGTTGGTCGTCAATGTTGATGATGAGGTTTTGACCGATAAGGCTCAGCACGTCCTTCTCCTGTGGGTATATCTTCCCCGTATAGCGGTAATCGGAGAGAGACGGAGGACAGAGCAAATCAAGGAACGTGGTCTTGAACTTACCCTGATCGCCTGTCAGTACAAGGCAGGTATGGTTACGGCATTGCTTGTCGTCCATCGCATTGGCGACCACTGCCACTAACCACTTGGTGAGGTATTCCCTCCATTTCTCGGGGTTGGTTACGCTCACGCAGTCGGGAAGGGCGGTGATAGTTTCCGCATTCCCTTTCGTCAGCGGTAACGCTTGGAAATAGGTTTGTACAGGATTAACACGTGGGGAGAAATCGCTTTCGATGATGCTGTACAGGTTCTCGGGCGAGGTCTGTACATCGGCTTCCTTATCTAAAGCTCGTTTGAGGGTATTGATACGGTAGCGGTCTATGGCTGTGTAATCGTCCGTTCCTCGTGGACGGTACTCCGCTCGGTGTAACACGGTGTTGTACCGAAACTCATACCGAGCCGAAAGGAACTCTTCTATTTGGGCGTTCTTGGAGAGGTTGTCCTTCTCTTCTTTTTTCATTGTTCGTATCTCTTTTATTTGCTTGATTTTGAACTTTCATCCGAAACAGGATGCTGAAACTAAGTTAGAGAGGCGAACAGGTGAAGCCAAGCCTTGTGGCGTTGTTGCATCGAGGTGCTGCATATTTCTTCGGCAAAAGGAAAGGATACCTCATATTTTCTACTCAAAAATCAGAAAACGACAAATGGAAGAACGGGAAACGCTACCCGAATGGCTGTATCGGATTGCATGCAGATGCATGCCTTTGCCTTTTCGATGAAAGCAGAAGGAAAAGCCTAAAAAGACAGGTAGGAAGATTCTCTCTAACAGAGCCACTTCATACCATTTCGACGCCGAAAGTATCCACTTAACAGGAATGGGGTAAACAGTATATGCTGGTTCGTTATTTTCGCATCGAAACAGGATTTTTTCCCTCGGAAGGAATTCGGGGGAACAGAGAGAAATGGCAGGGAATCCCTTCTAAAAACAGATAGGTTTTACTTATACATTTGCCTGCAAGTTCCTGCGATTTCCTTTGATCTCATCAGGTCAGAGAACAAGGATTTCGGCTGCATACATTTGCACCGAAAAGAGAAAATAACAACAATTAAAACGATATTGATATGAGATTTACAGCCATCGACTCCTCCGCTTGGGAGGAACTGAAAAAGAGCATCGAAGAACTGGCTCTTTGCATGAGAGAACATTTCGGGACAAAGCCCGAAGTCCCCGACTTGTTGCACAATGGGGACGTGTGCCGAATACTCAACATCAGCAAGCGAACGCTCCAGCATTATCGGGATACTTCCGTATTGCCCTTCATTCAAATCGGGCATAAGTGCTACTACAAACGTGAGGATGTGGAAGCACTCTTCGAAAAGTCGAACCGAAAAATACAATGACTATGGAACACGAAATCATAAATAAAGAAACGCCCGAAATGAAACAACTCATTTCGGGCATTCAAGAAGTAAGCAAACGTATTCGGGAGATTGCCCAAACGCATCGTCCGCTGTTCGGAGGAGAAATCTATCTCACGGGGAGAGAAGTGTGCGAACACCTTTTCGTCAGTCCTCGCACCTTGCAAGACTATCGGGACAAGGGCATTATTCCCTACACTCAAATCGCAGGGAAGATACTCTACAAGCTCTCCGACTTGGAGAAGCTTTTGGAAGAAAACTATAAGCAAAGATCTTTTTAGAAGCTCTCTGTTTGTGTATATGTTAGCAAGGCATGTTATTTACAAGTTTCTTTTTCATAAAAACGGCATTTGGGGGTATGTTATAAAAGATTATGCGGAAGCATACATCATCATAAAGATAGCTAAAACTTCTTTTTTTAAACAATGAACTAACTATATGAATTTAACAACGCCATATTTTTATACATGACAAAAAATAAAAACACTACTTAGGCAACTCATCATTAGCGAGGTTACCGTTCTATAGATAAATCATCAATTTCCCCTATATGTTGAGTATCCGTATGGGCTAAGCGTAATAGGTACATGGTAATGGCTGTCGTCTTTTATTTCAAAAACGACTTCTATAAAAGGATAAAAACTAGCCTGTTTAAGCCGCTCGAAATAAGGTAATGTAAAATATGTCAACTTGTAAATACCTCTATGATCGGTTCCATTCTCTTTCAAAAAATCTTTGATACGTCCATTTTTATCTGTAATCTTTTCATCAATGATTACCCAGTCTTTATCTCCATTCAATTTCGAAAGTCTAATACTTACTCCAGATGCAGGACGACCTTGAGTAATATCTAAAATATGGCTGGATAATTGAAACTTCACATCCTGAGCAAATGTAAAACTAAAGAATCCCAACAATAATGATATTATTAATACGAATCGTTTCATTTTATTTATTATTTAAGTTGTTAATTATTATTTCCATTACAGCCAAACCTACTTTAGCAATGCGGACATCTTCACTACCATGAGCGCCTCCGACACCTATTCCACCTACAACCTTCCCATCAATAAAAACAGGAACACCCCCATCCATAATTAAAATATTTTCATCCAGATAACGAATATCCTCTGGTATCTTACCTTCTTTGACCCCTTTAAGAATCTCTGAGGTTTCTCTTTTCTGGGAATTGGCTGTGAAAGCTTTTTTGTAACTGGCTCTCAACGTGTGCACGCCTGCGTCCTGATGTCTCAATACCGAAAGGACTTGTCCCGACCGGTCTACAATAGTGACGCAAATCTTAAAGCCGTTTTTTTCAGCTTCTTCAAAGGCTGCTTGCGCAATCTTCATTGCCATATCTCCTGTCAAAATTGGTTCATAAACCTGTTTTGACTGTGCTTTCATTCCCACATGCAGAAATAGCAACATAAATATAAAACAAAATCTCATGGTTGAATAGTAAATCCTAAATACTCTACTGCTTCTTTTGCGATCTTATGGTCATTTTCACCACCACCAGCTCCGGAAACTCCAATGGCTCCGATCAATATGCCGTCTTTCCATATAGGAACACCTCCTCCTAAAAGCAACAATTCAGGCATTGATTCCAGATTTCCAGAAGAAGAATCCGATAACACCTTTTTCATTAAGTCCCAACTTGCAGATTTTGTAGATACTGAAGTATATGCTTTCCTTCGAGATGCTTCGGTATTATGAACGCCGACATTATCTCCCTTCAAAAGTAGAATTGTAGCTCCGGAAGAATTTACTACAGCTACAGATACATTTTTGCCCATCTTCTTCGCTTCCACTTTCGCCTGCTCAGCCAATTTCAAGGCTCCATTTTGTGTTAAATCAAGAGATTTATTTACGCATTGTGCCGACAGATGATAATCTCCTATAAAAAGCACAAAGAGAACTCCTAAAATTAGTTTTGTTAACTTGTTCATAAAGTTAAGATTTTTATGGCTTATGGCCTTCTGTTAAAATAACACATGCTCGTTTGCATTATATTACCAAGATGACACAAGGGAGCTACTCCCTCCGGTAGTCACCGGCCAAGCTACCGCCACCACCGCAGAAGAACATCAAGTCGTAACGGTCGTCGAACTTAGAGGTGAATACATTCATTTCGTTGCCGTTATTCATTGGGCGAATGGTCATTACCGATTTCATATCAGGATTAACATCCTTCATGTTAATCTCAATCTGGTTGTTCACAATTGTACCTTGACCTTTAAATTCACATCCCTTTCCAGAACCGCCGGTTTGTGCGATAGCCACTTCCACGCGCCTGTCGTTTATTTTAGTAATTGTCAGCATTTGTTTGTAAGCACCTTTTTCGTCAGAACCGCAGTTATATGTGCCCACGAACTTGTCTGCCAACATTTCAGTTTCTTTTTTGAGCATATACTCCTCTTTCACCTCTTTCTTTTCGCCGATTTGAGCCAATAGGTCTGCAGAAATCAGTTTATACATTTGCGTTTCGCCATCAAATGTTTTAACGGTAAATATGCTGTCGGTAAATGACCATTTACCATCTACTGTTTCAGACGTATTATCCGAGTCCATATACATTCTTGTCAGATAGGCTGTGCTATCTGCGTTCAGAGTCAGGTGTGTGTGGATACCCGGGCAAGATGCGCAAGGCAGTGTAGCGGAGTACATACCCATGTTGTCCGTAACGTCAACCGGTTCGCTTGTATGAGCCATCTTATTGTTACATCCGCAAAATGTCACTACGGACAGCAATAATGCTTCAATCATTTTTCTGTTCATTCCTTTCTAGTTTTAGAGACAAATATGATTACAAAATTACATTTTTTTTGAATAGAAGCCATGAAGCAGTTCTTAATAAATCGTAATTAGTATAAAAGCACACGTATGAGGTTTTTCGTTATCCTTAATTCCGCAACACTATAATTTAACTTTATTTATAAGTTCCTGAGCAACAAAAAGTTGCCCAGGATTTTGCCATGTCAGAATTTTCACTTATCTTAGTGTTGCAAAAAGAAAACAAGCAAAACTCTAATATGACATGGCAAAAATACAAATTAAATCTGAGAAACTCACACCTTTTGGAGGATTTTTTTCAATCATGGAGAAATTTGACTCCATGCTTTCACCCGTTATCGACTCAACACTGGGTCAGAGATGCAGCAGTATCTTCGGATATCAGTTCAGCGAGATAGTCCGTTCGCTGATGAGCGTTTATTTCTGTGGCGGCTCATGCGTGGAAGATGTAACGTCACAACTGATGCGCCATCTCTCGTATCATCCTACCCTTCGTACATGCAGCTCTGATACCATCCTCAGAGCCATCAAGGAACTGACACAGGAAAACATCTCCTATACTTCCGACCAAGGCAAGACCTATGATTTCAATACTGCAGACAAACTCAACACATTGCTTATAAACGCTTTGGTTTCTACAGGCGAGTTGAAGGAAATTGAGGAATACGATGTTGACTTTGACCATCAGTTCCTTGAAACGGAGAAGTATGATGCAAAACCGACCTACAAAAAGTTCCTCGGCTACAGGCCTGGCGTATATGTTATCGGTGACAAGATAGTCTATATCGAGAACAGCGATGGTAACACGAATGTGCGTTTTCATCAGGCAGACACCCATAAGAGATTCTTCGCTCTTCTGGAATCCCAGAACATCCGTGTAAATCGCTTCAGGGCAGACTGCGGTTCCTGCTCGAAGGAAATCGTCAGTGAGATAGAGAAGCATTGCAAACATTTCTACATCCGTGCCAACCGATGCAGTTCGCTCTACAATGACATCTTTGCTCTGAGAGGATGGAAGACGGAGGAGATTAACGGCATCCAGTTCGAACTCAATTCCATTCTCGTTGAGAAATGGGAAGGCAAGTGCTATCGTCTTGTCATCCAGAGACAAAGACGCAACAGTGGCGACCTTGACCTGTGGGAAGGCGAATACACTTACCGTTGTATTCTGACCAACGATTACAAGTCATCGACAAGGGACATTGTTGAATTCTACAATCTGCGTGGCGGCAAGGAACGTATCTTTGACGACATGAACAACGGATTCGGTTGGAGCAGGCTCCCCAAGTCATTCATGGCGGAGAATACTGTCTTTCTTCTGCTTACTGCATTGATACACAATTTCTACAAGACCATCATGAGCAGGCTTGACACCAAGGCTTTTGGGCTCAAGAAAACGAGTCGCATAAAGGCTTTTGTCTTCAGATTCATCTCCGTACCTGCCAAGTGGATCATGACTGCAAGGCAATACGTGCTGAATATCTACACAGAGAACCGAGCTTATGCAAAACCCTTCAAAACAGAATTCGGATAAGAATCCTTTCTTTCCGGTTTGAATCTGCGTATTACCTCAAGTCGCATCGTGGGGTAAGGGGATGGTGGCTACATATTGATGTTGTGCTGTTGCTTTTTACTGAAAGCTGCTACTAACGACTCATAAATCTACCCTTAATCGTGTATTGGATGATAGTTGCGGATTTTAGGGTTATATTAGGGGTAACCAAACTACCATTATCAGGGAAGTCAATAATGGTCTCTTCGACGATGACAACAATACCTCTCTCAACATCAACCTGTACTTCTTGGGGTGTTGTCATGTTTTCAGTTTGTCATGTTTTCAGTGGCACAAAGCTTCGCTGCCGTAGCTTGGGGTGCAAAACACATCGCAGCAATAGCCACGACTAACGATGCAAATAATCTTTTCATAGTCCTTTCGAAAACTATGGAAAGCACTCTACTGCCTCCTTTCGCCACGCAATATAGCAAAAAAAACTGTTCCACAAACTTTTGGTGTGTTTTTTCGCGCAAATGAATGAAAAATACCCAATAATGGGGGTGCAAAAACACGCCTCATTACACACTACAATATAAATCTAGCCTCTGCTTTCTTCCTGTTTATTAACTTGTCCATATCGTTTGCAATCTTTTGGTCAGTGATTTGAGCGTAAATTTGTGTGCTGGCAATGGATGAATGCCCCATCATCTTGGCAATGCTCTCCATCGGGATACCAGCCTCCAAAGTCAGCGTACCGAAGCTATGGCGGGCAACGTGCCAAGTTAGCGGAGTTCGAATGCCACACGCCAAACCTACGGATTTGAGGTAAGTGAATAGCTTGCCTTTGCTTATCGTATCGGGGAATATCTTCGTGTCTGGGAGTGTCTTGCAATCGCTCTCGTTGTCGTTCTTATAATCCCTCTTGCTTTTTTCTTTTGTGTAAAGGGAGAGTATCTGCTCCGCTATCGGATGCAGGGGGATCAAACTCTCCACTTCCGTTTTTTGTCTTGCCTTGCGGATATACCGCTTCCCCTCACTGTTCGTTTCGATTTGCGAAGCTCTTAGGCTCTGCAAGTCGGCAAATGCCAAACCCGTAAAGACAGAAAAAAGAAACATTCTTCGGCTCAGTTCCGCCCCTTCTTCCTGCAAAGGGAATGCCAAGAGCTTTGCCACCTCGCCCTTGCTCAGGAAACGAGGTTTGCGCTCCACGGCTTCATACTTCACCTCTTCAAACGGATTGAAGCGTATTGTCCCTTGGCTGACAGCTCGGTACATCAACCGACTCAACCAACAGAGATGCTTGTTTATCGTTGCAGGAGCATAGCCCTCCTTCTTCAAATAAAAACGGTAATCATCAAAAAAGTCTATCGTTAGAGCCGTTAGGGGAATATCCTCTTCGCCACGATTTCGCACAAAAGCATTGAGCTGTTTATCGGAACTTCGATTGTTGCTATACGTTCCCTCACTCTTGCTTTCTCGCTGCGCTTTGAGTTCGTCTGCACTAAGGGCAAGAAGTGTCGTTGGAGTCCTCCCGATGCCTTGCAGGTGGTTCTTCAGAAGTTCGGCACTCACCGCTCCATATTTATAAAGCAAAGTATTGTACCCTTGCTCAATTTCCTCCCGAAAGGTTTGCAGGCGTTGGTTGGTCTTCTTGTCCGTTGTTTCTCCTCGCTTCACGCTCCAATCGTGAGGAGTCGTGCTTTCCCCAGTGCTTATCACTACGTTCGCTCCGTCTATGGTGATACGGCAAAGGATTGCCGTTGTGCCGTCCGCTTTGGTCTTGTTCTTATTGATATAGAATAGGATTCTGAATGTACTGCGCATAGCTTTTACAGGGTTAAGGTTAGGTTTTCAGTGAAAGAGAGAAACAGCTCGAACTCATCGAAGAGTTTCTTTGGGGTAACGTGGGCGTATCGCTCGGTCGTTTGGATATTGCTGTGTCCCAACATTCGGCTTACCGTTTCAATGGGAACACCACGTTCCAAAGTAATCAAGGTGGCAAAAGTGTGGCGACCAACGTGTGCCGAAAGGGGAATGGAGATACCTGCCCGAAGTTGTAAGGCTTTGAGTTGGACGAGGTAAGCTGAGTAAACAATGGGAGCAAAGAGAGTGTTGCGCTCATCCGATTGATATCGCTCTATCAAACGCACCGCTTCGGATAGGAGTTTCACACGGCAAAGGGTATTCGTCTTTTGTCTGCGGAACTTCAGCCACAACGTCCCCTCATCGTCCGTAAAGAGGTGTTCCCGATTCAAAGCGATCATATCGCAATAGGCAACGCCCGTATAACAGGAGAAGAGAAAGAGATTGCGAGCGGTCGCCAACTCCGCTTCATAAGGCTCAAATGTCAAGCCCAACAACTTATCCAATGAGGCTCTGTCCAACGCACGAGGTTGTTTATTCTCACCTCGTTCTATCTCTACGTGGGCGAATAGTTGTCGCTCTGTCAAGCACTCACGATACGCCAAACGGCAGACTTTCTTTACTGACAAAGCCATCTTACGATAATGACCTTGCGAATGTCCCAGCTTTCCGACAGAGTAATGTTGCAAGCACTCCAAGAAGTCTTCTTCAATCTGACCGAAAGGAATATCTGTCGTGTGGTACTTCTCACAGATAAAAGCTTGCAGATGCTTACGAATAGTATAGTAACCCCTCATAGTCGTAGCCTTTATTTCGATGCCCACCTTTTGCTCCATCTCTTCGACCATTCGGTCGTATCGCTCCAAGAAGGTTGTCTGGCTTTGCATACTTCCTTGAAACTGCTCCTTGATGTCTGTTGCCGTAAAGACTACACCTCTCTCGCAAAGCACTCTATAAGCCGACTGCACTGCGAGAAGCAAGCGTTCTAACTTGCCATTCGTGGCCACTGCTTCACGGCTCTTCCCGTTCAGTCTGCTCTCACGAGCATTCCACAGCTTGGGATCGCATGAAAGCTTACAACTAAATTGGGCTATTGTTCGTCCGTATGTTATTCGTCCCATTATCGGGGCTTGCCCCGACTTGTCCAATCCGCTCTTTTTCAGGTAGAGCAAAACCTTGAATTTGCCTGTTTGCATACGCTTCTGTTTTATGGGCAAAGTTACCCGTTATCGAAGCATTTTCAGCTATGCAAAACATTGTAATACAAAGCATAAGAGCCGAAATAAAGGAACAGTGAGTTGCCGAACACTCTTCTGTCAGTTACCTTCTCTTACCTCTTCGTTACCGTTAGAGAAATGGACTAACGATTTGGTAACGGAACTTCTGCATAAATCCACGCTTTCTGCACTTTATCCCTCAATGCAAACCACCGAGATATGGCGCAAATCCCTCTCATTTCCATTTACTTACCTCTCATTCTCTCTCTAATACCCTTTCCTCGAATAGTTCCGGCCGTATGAATTTATGATCTAAAGAATAAAATTACATAAATGCTTAGGAGGAAAAAAATAAAACCTGCTAAAAAAATCTATTGTCGTATTAATTTATTGTTACCATATAAATGATAACCTACTGTTGCTTTTCTCTTTATACACTTGCAGCAAATACCACCAAGCCATTCAAGATTAACCTGTTATACCATATAATTAAAAATTTATTTTACCTTGTTATCAATAAAAAATTATCTCTTTAATAGTGAATTATAACTAATCAATGATATGTCATAATTAAATTATGGGAACAATCTATCAAAAATGAGCTGCATTTTGGCACAATTAAGCATATATTTGCGAAAATTTAAATTTATGAACTATAAACTTGAGCTCAATACACAGGAGCCCAACTCTAAAGTTGTTTTTAATACAATACTATTTGATGTGTTCAAGATTAATATAGTTGAAAGGTATATGGGATCTATGAAAGCTCGTCCGGTATTATGTGAAGCGCTATTTAAAGTAAGAACTTTAGATGACCAGCTTATCCCGAGAAGAGATGGGAATACCAGGGTAAAGATTAAGGGTAATGATTTTGAAGTTTATCAGAAATTAATAAAAGATCTGAACTCTTACGAATATAAAAACAAGCTGATCAACAGAAAAGAGGTTGAACAGAACTATGTTCATTTTGTTCTGAGCCTGGTGATTGCTAACTATGATCTTAATTAGGGAATTGTATATTGCACCATCAGAAGAATATGGACAAGAACTACAATCTTTAGTTTTCGGTTTTCCCTGGTATAAAGGCTTATAGTACCTAATTAAATTCGGGCACCGGCTTTCAGGTAATAAACAATAGTTTTCAATACCGGAGTGATGTGTATAGATTATCTAAAAATCTAAAATTCATATTCTTAAAGCCGGACTATCCGGAGCCAGAAAGGAGTCTTTCACGATCCGTCTTTAATAAGATGGAGATCGTTCGCTGTATTGTTATACGAGAAAGATCACAATTTAGATGATTGTTTTTGTCTAATTAACATGTAAAAGCGGCAAAAGAGCCTGAGAGCATTCTGCAAAATCAATCAATGGAGTTTCATCAGCTCTTTATAGACATCCGGATATATTATTCCGGATTAACATTCACTATTGAATTGGCAAGGATATTATAATATTTCTGCAATCATCCATCCGGATTTCATCAGTTCTCCGCATTATGATCTTACTCATATTTTATTGGGGATTAAATATCGAATTTTGATTCAGAGCATTTAAAATAATACTCTGAATATCTTATGAAAAATTTATTTTTAACAATCATTGCCATAAGTTTCATGGCAGCCTGCAAGAAAAACGATACCCAAAAGGATATGCCTGCCACCGATTCTGTTGAAGTACAAAGAACCTATTCCGACACAGCTACTTCTACAAAACAGAATCCAAAGGATAGTTTAAGCAGCCGGGACAGTATTAACACAAAAACCCATATAGGGGGACGGAGAACCAGCAATAACAATACCGGTAATGGTACGGGTAATATCAATGCTGCGGTATCAGACAGTGCACGGCCTGCAAAATAGGCTACTATAATATCAGACAACCTCTGCTGTAGAATGTATATCCATTGTAAAATTAAACATGCCTGTTCACAAGCCCAGAATATTTCCGTTAATCCAGTTGCTTTATTATTTTATTACGGCAGTATGGCCACTTATTCATATGAAGAGCTTTTTGGACATTACGGGGGATAAAACAGATCTATGGCTCGTAAAAACAGTCAGCGTATTACTTTTACCTTATTGTATTCTTTTATTATTGCTTTCATTGAATTCAAAAAAGAACCTCATTATTGTTGCTGCCGTTTTTCTTGGTGGTCTTAGCCTCGCTGTTATAGATGTTTATTATTATTTCAGCAATGTTATCAAGTGGGTATACCTGATAGACGCCTTTATTCAGACTATATTCCTGATATACTGGCTCTTTTACATTATCAATTCTTTGAAGAAAAACAATCAGTTTTCCAGATGACCCAGATGGAAAGCCAGGCTTTTTTCAATGGGAATAAACGTATAATTCAATTCATCTGTAATTTTCTTATTAGATACCTTTGGAAAGGTGGTAAGAAACCGGATATTTTGTTTTGTGAGGAGTCTTAATGATGGAAACAGCCAGGATACAAATATAGCGGCTATTCTCCCGATATTTAAAATAAAGGGGCCCAAAACCAGGGGTACCCTTCTTCTTCCCGTATGCAGTCCTGCCATTATAAACAGTTCTTCGTAGGTTTTATTTTCTGATGCTATTAAAAATCGCTCCCCAAACTTATTTTTCTCCATGAGTTTAATACCGGTTCTGGCAACATCTCTTACATCAACGCAGGCTGTTCCTCCGGAGAATGTATAAAAATTATTTGTAAGAAAGTGTAAAAAGCCGGTGCTGCTTTTTTTTATGTTTCCGGTACCTATGATCATACCCGGATTTATAATGATTACAGGCAAGCCATTTTCCATTTCCCTGGCAGCGACCTTGTCTGCCTTAAGTTTTGACAAGGCATATACCGTATTATCGTAGTCCGGGATGAATTCAGAATTTTCATGGATGAGTTGGCTTTGACAGTTATCTTTAAAAATAACAGATGAACTCACGTAAAGGATTTTTTTTATCTTGCAATATTGACAGGCTTCTAAAATATTTTTCGTTGCATTAATATTAAAATAGCTCACCTCATCCTCTTTTTCAGGATCATAACTTACAATTGCAGCACAGTGATACACCTCATCTACGTCTGCCAGTGCATTCCTGATGCTTTCGACACTATCAAAGTCTACATCA
Coding sequences within:
- a CDS encoding NAD-dependent epimerase/dehydratase family protein, whose product is MVFITGATGILGRVITLELLKQGKTVIGSKRKSSNLEEVKSSYQYYTRDYELFFDRIQWIDVDFDSVESIRNALADVDEVYHCAAIVSYDPEKEDEVSYFNINATKNILEACQYCKIKKILYVSSSVIFKDNCQSQLIHENSEFIPDYDNTVYALSKLKADKVAAREMENGLPVIIINPGMIIGTGNIKKSSTGFLHFLTNNFYTFSGGTACVDVRDVARTGIKLMEKNKFGERFLIASENKTYEELFIMAGLHTGRRRVPLVLGPFILNIGRIAAIFVSWLFPSLRLLTKQNIRFLTTFPKVSNKKITDELNYTFIPIEKSLAFHLGHLEN